In the Cystobacter fuscus DSM 2262 genome, one interval contains:
- the grxC gene encoding glutaredoxin 3, which yields MQPVKIYTTTYCGYCVRAKDLLKRKGVAYEEVDVTSDDEMRSKLVEMSGGQRTVPQIFIGSTHVGGYTDLAQLDRDGKLEPMLQA from the coding sequence GTGCAACCCGTGAAGATCTACACCACCACCTATTGTGGCTACTGCGTCCGGGCGAAGGATCTCCTCAAGCGCAAGGGCGTCGCCTACGAGGAAGTGGACGTGACGAGTGACGACGAGATGCGCTCGAAGCTGGTGGAGATGAGCGGCGGCCAGCGCACGGTGCCGCAGATCTTCATCGGCAGCACCCACGTCGGGGGCTACACCGACCTGGCCCAACTGGACCGGGACGGCAAGCTGGAGCCCATGCTCCAGGCCTGA
- the groL gene encoding chaperonin GroEL (60 kDa chaperone family; promotes refolding of misfolded polypeptides especially under stressful conditions; forms two stacked rings of heptamers to form a barrel-shaped 14mer; ends can be capped by GroES; misfolded proteins enter the barrel where they are refolded when GroES binds), with the protein MAKDILFDVRARESILRGVNILADAVKVTLGPKGRNVVIEKSFGSPTITKDGVTVAKEIELENKFENMGAQMVKEVASKTSDVAGDGTTTATVLAQAIFREGAKLVAAGHNPMDIKRGIDKAVAAITAELKNLAKPTKDKKEIAQVGTISANGDTTIGQIIADAMEKVGKEGVITVEEAKGLDTTLDVVEGMQFDRGYLSPYFVTDPERMEVVLNDPLILINEKKISSMKDMLPILEQVARSGKPLLIIAEDIEGEALATLVVNKIRGVLNVAAVKAPGFGDRRKAMLEDIATLTGGRMIAEDLGIKLETLQLTDLGRAKRVTIDKDNTTIVDGAGAQTEIEARVKQIRAQVEETSSDYDREKLQERLAKLVGGVAVINVGAATETEMKEKKARVEDALNATRAAVEEGVVPGGGVALLRCSKVLENVKVDAGEKFGVDIIRRAVEEPLRQIVANGGLEGSVIVNKVKEGTGSYGFNAATSVYEDLLAAGVIDPAKVSRTALQNAASVASLMLTTEAMVAERPKEEKDMPAGGGGGMGGMGGMGGMGGMGM; encoded by the coding sequence ATGGCAAAAGACATTCTTTTCGACGTCCGCGCGCGCGAGTCCATCCTGCGCGGCGTGAACATCCTGGCCGACGCGGTCAAGGTCACCCTGGGGCCCAAGGGCCGCAACGTGGTGATCGAGAAGTCCTTCGGCTCCCCCACCATCACCAAGGACGGCGTGACGGTGGCCAAGGAGATCGAGCTGGAGAACAAGTTCGAGAACATGGGCGCCCAGATGGTCAAGGAGGTTGCCTCCAAGACCAGCGACGTGGCCGGTGACGGCACCACGACGGCGACCGTGCTGGCGCAGGCCATCTTCCGCGAGGGCGCCAAGCTGGTGGCCGCCGGGCACAACCCGATGGACATCAAGCGCGGCATCGACAAGGCCGTGGCGGCCATCACCGCCGAGCTGAAGAACCTGGCCAAGCCCACCAAGGACAAGAAGGAGATCGCCCAGGTCGGCACCATCTCCGCCAACGGTGACACCACCATCGGGCAGATCATCGCCGACGCGATGGAGAAGGTCGGCAAGGAGGGCGTCATCACGGTGGAGGAGGCCAAGGGCCTCGACACCACCCTGGACGTGGTCGAGGGCATGCAGTTCGACCGCGGCTACCTCTCCCCGTACTTCGTGACGGATCCGGAGCGCATGGAGGTCGTCCTCAACGACCCCCTCATCCTCATCAACGAGAAGAAGATCTCCTCGATGAAGGACATGCTCCCCATCCTCGAGCAGGTGGCCCGCTCGGGTAAGCCCCTGCTCATCATCGCCGAGGACATCGAGGGCGAGGCGCTGGCCACGCTCGTGGTGAACAAGATCCGCGGCGTGCTCAACGTGGCGGCGGTGAAGGCGCCGGGCTTCGGTGACCGCCGCAAGGCCATGCTCGAGGACATCGCCACCCTGACGGGCGGCCGGATGATCGCCGAGGACCTGGGCATCAAGCTGGAGACGCTGCAGCTGACCGACCTGGGCCGCGCCAAGCGCGTCACCATCGACAAGGACAACACCACCATCGTCGACGGTGCCGGTGCCCAGACGGAGATCGAGGCGCGCGTGAAGCAGATCCGCGCCCAGGTCGAGGAGACCAGCAGCGACTACGATCGCGAGAAGCTCCAGGAGCGTCTGGCCAAGCTCGTGGGCGGCGTGGCCGTCATCAACGTGGGCGCCGCGACCGAGACCGAGATGAAGGAGAAGAAGGCTCGCGTGGAGGACGCCCTCAACGCGACCCGCGCGGCCGTCGAGGAGGGTGTGGTTCCTGGCGGCGGCGTGGCCCTGCTGCGCTGCTCCAAGGTGCTGGAGAACGTCAAGGTCGACGCCGGTGAGAAGTTCGGCGTGGACATCATCCGCCGCGCCGTCGAGGAGCCGCTGCGCCAGATCGTCGCCAACGGCGGCCTCGAGGGCAGCGTCATCGTCAACAAGGTCAAGGAAGGCACGGGCTCGTACGGCTTCAACGCCGCCACCAGCGTCTACGAGGACCTGCTGGCCGCCGGCGTCATCGACCCGGCCAAGGTGAGCCGCACCGCGCTGCAGAACGCGGCGTCCGTGGCCTCCCTGATGCTCACCACCGAGGCGATGGTGGCCGAGCGTCCGAAGGAGGAGAAGGACATGCCGGCCGGCGGTGGCGGCGGCATGGGTGGCATGGGCGGCATGGGTGGCATGGGCGGCATGGGGATGTAA
- the groES gene encoding co-chaperone GroES → MKIRPLQDRLIIKRVAEENKTKGGLFIPDTAKEKPLEGKVIAVGNGKVLEDGKVRAMDIKAGDTILFSKYAGTEIKLDGEEHLILREEDVLGVIEK, encoded by the coding sequence ATGAAGATTCGTCCCCTGCAGGATCGTCTGATCATCAAGCGCGTGGCCGAGGAGAACAAGACCAAGGGCGGTCTGTTCATCCCCGACACCGCCAAGGAGAAGCCGCTCGAGGGCAAGGTGATCGCCGTCGGCAATGGCAAGGTGCTGGAGGATGGCAAGGTGCGCGCCATGGACATCAAGGCCGGCGACACCATCCTGTTCAGCAAGTACGCGGGCACCGAGATCAAGCTCGACGGTGAGGAGCACCTCATCCTCCGTGAGGAGGATGTGCTCGGCGTGATCGAGAAGTAA
- a CDS encoding NUDIX hydrolase — protein MPREASAGGIVVREQAGELEVAVIRPHGRSLWALPKGHVDPGESAEQTATREVWEETGLRATLVAPLGEIRYVYQFRGQRIFKRVHFFLFRYHSGVLGDIQHAGQRVEVDEARWVPLVRVASLLGYKGEKAIAARAARMLLRAGNPLAVSGRPPDQGDD, from the coding sequence ATGCCCCGTGAGGCCTCCGCCGGAGGAATCGTCGTTCGAGAACAGGCAGGAGAGCTGGAGGTGGCCGTCATCCGCCCCCATGGTCGCTCCCTGTGGGCGCTGCCCAAGGGACACGTGGACCCCGGGGAGTCCGCCGAGCAGACCGCGACGCGCGAGGTGTGGGAGGAGACGGGCCTGCGGGCCACGCTCGTCGCGCCGCTGGGGGAGATCCGCTACGTCTACCAGTTCCGTGGCCAGCGCATCTTCAAGCGCGTCCACTTCTTCCTCTTCCGCTATCACTCGGGCGTGCTCGGTGACATCCAGCACGCGGGACAACGGGTGGAGGTGGACGAGGCCCGCTGGGTACCGCTCGTGCGCGTGGCCTCGCTCCTGGGCTACAAGGGCGAGAAGGCCATCGCCGCGCGCGCGGCCCGGATGCTGCTGCGCGCGGGCAACCCCCTCGCCGTCTCCGGACGACCGCCGGATCAGGGTGATGACTAG
- the rpoZ gene encoding DNA-directed RNA polymerase subunit omega yields the protein MARVTVEDCLPLVDNRFALVLLAAKRARQLMAGARPIIDISKNKPPVLSLREVATGRVKFDRDVREALTGKYSKEPKGA from the coding sequence ATGGCTCGCGTCACAGTCGAAGACTGCCTCCCCCTGGTCGACAACCGCTTCGCGCTCGTGCTGCTGGCGGCCAAGCGCGCCCGTCAGCTGATGGCCGGCGCCCGCCCCATCATCGACATCTCCAAGAACAAGCCGCCCGTGCTCTCGCTGCGCGAGGTGGCCACCGGCCGGGTGAAGTTCGATCGCGACGTGCGCGAGGCCCTCACCGGCAAGTACTCCAAGGAGCCCAAGGGCGCCTAG
- a CDS encoding sensor histidine kinase, with translation MTCSVAPALATETVTTHTGGWRAVWTPRSLWGLVALLLGTGWADVFYLGRFSAWALGLRLAWAALLVVMRFLPDGSPAWNRATLYFFVLGSTSCMVGLAGVMGGVGTPYFVLVATMPLSVGLGLSLWRDRGAIFLCGAACFAGSLLLVRHAQRPWVESAFWLMLMVCTTLVADFLCSRVSHALNVEQGIRSERARREALEALTLSEHRRAQAEKLALVGQLSAGVAHEINNPLAYVGSNVDHVREELLAPHEVDREALADVLAETRLGVRHIQQIVADLKGFARMEAQEPADCSLAEVVADAMKLASLRLKHVAWLHIDVPVELPRIFAVRQRLVQVVINLLVNAGDALETHRAGGGEVRVTGRLGEAHVALLVEDNGPGIPPEVLPRLFEPFFTTKGPDKGMGLGLNLSRELVAQFGGRLTATNRPEGGARLCLEMPVGDTAGAASFQRPTPSLE, from the coding sequence ATGACTTGCTCCGTCGCCCCCGCGTTGGCCACCGAGACAGTCACGACCCACACGGGCGGGTGGAGGGCGGTGTGGACTCCGCGCTCGCTCTGGGGACTGGTGGCGCTCCTGCTGGGCACCGGCTGGGCCGACGTCTTCTACCTGGGCCGCTTCAGCGCGTGGGCGCTGGGCCTCCGACTGGCGTGGGCCGCCCTCCTCGTGGTGATGAGGTTCCTGCCCGACGGCTCTCCCGCGTGGAACCGCGCGACGCTGTACTTCTTCGTGCTCGGCTCGACGTCCTGCATGGTGGGGCTGGCTGGTGTCATGGGGGGAGTGGGGACTCCCTACTTCGTTCTGGTGGCCACCATGCCCCTGAGCGTGGGCCTCGGCCTGTCCCTGTGGCGGGACCGGGGCGCCATCTTCCTCTGTGGCGCGGCATGCTTCGCGGGCAGCCTGCTGCTCGTGCGCCACGCCCAGCGGCCCTGGGTCGAGTCGGCGTTCTGGCTGATGCTCATGGTGTGCACGACGCTCGTCGCCGACTTCCTCTGCTCGCGCGTGTCCCATGCCTTGAACGTGGAGCAGGGCATCCGCAGCGAGCGCGCGCGCCGCGAGGCCCTGGAGGCGCTGACGCTCAGTGAGCACCGGCGGGCCCAGGCCGAGAAGCTGGCGCTCGTGGGGCAGTTGTCGGCGGGGGTGGCGCACGAGATCAACAACCCGCTGGCCTACGTGGGCTCCAACGTGGACCACGTGCGCGAGGAATTGCTGGCGCCGCACGAGGTGGACCGCGAGGCGCTGGCCGACGTGCTCGCCGAGACGCGCCTGGGCGTGCGGCACATCCAGCAGATCGTCGCGGACCTGAAGGGGTTCGCGCGCATGGAAGCCCAGGAGCCCGCGGACTGCTCGCTGGCGGAAGTGGTGGCCGATGCCATGAAGCTGGCCTCGCTCCGGCTCAAGCACGTGGCGTGGCTGCACATCGACGTGCCCGTGGAGCTGCCGAGGATCTTCGCCGTGCGCCAGCGCCTGGTGCAGGTGGTGATCAACCTGCTCGTCAACGCCGGCGATGCGCTGGAGACGCACCGGGCCGGTGGGGGCGAGGTGCGGGTGACGGGCCGCCTCGGGGAGGCGCACGTGGCGTTGCTCGTCGAGGACAATGGGCCGGGCATCCCTCCCGAGGTGCTGCCCCGGCTCTTCGAGCCCTTCTTCACGACCAAGGGGCCCGACAAGGGCATGGGCCTGGGGCTCAACCTGTCACGCGAGCTGGTGGCCCAGTTCGGCGGACGGCTCACCGCGACCAACCGCCCGGAGGGCGGGGCCCGTCTGTGCCTCGAAATGCCCGTGGGCGACACCGCGGGTGCTGCTTCTTTCCAAAGGCCGACACCCTCCCTCGAGTGA